One Lysinibacillus sp. OF-1 DNA segment encodes these proteins:
- a CDS encoding YutD family protein yields the protein MIIIEGLEYELIKDYREAFQEEVFQERYSDILARYDYIVGDWGYNQLRLKGFFDDKNQKSTFDTKISTLQDYLYEYCNFGCAYFVLRKTGKVMKQPEVLDTSVVTKPTDQEPLAE from the coding sequence TTGATCATAATTGAAGGATTAGAATATGAACTAATAAAGGATTATCGAGAAGCCTTTCAGGAGGAAGTTTTTCAGGAAAGGTATTCAGATATTTTAGCCAGATACGATTATATTGTAGGGGATTGGGGCTATAATCAATTACGTTTAAAGGGTTTTTTTGATGATAAAAATCAAAAATCAACTTTTGATACGAAAATAAGTACGCTTCAAGACTATCTATATGAGTATTGTAATTTTGGCTGTGCTTATTTTGTGTTACGTAAAACGGGCAAAGTCATGAAACAGCCCGAAGTGTTGGATACAAGTGTGGTAACAAAGCCAACAGACCAAGAACCTTTAGCGGAATAA
- a CDS encoding DUF72 domain-containing protein, which translates to MIVVGLTGWGDHPSLSSGVTTSKDKLFDYTGHFLTVEVDTSFYAIPSKEHVRKWCEDTPENFRFVVKAYQGMTGHLRGDIPFETKNDMFNAFIECANEFKRYGKLAMVLAQFPPWFDCQAKNVQYLLYIRQQLKDFEVAIEFRNQTWYAENVVQQTMDFLREHQFIHTICDEPQAGVGSVPFYPVVTASKALIRIHGRNIHGWRNTGNAENWRKVRFLYDYNKEELQQLGHSMQKLEKEVNELFVLFNNNSGNHAAKNAKELQDMLNIKDVGLAPKQLNMFEGEL; encoded by the coding sequence ATGATTGTAGTTGGATTAACCGGTTGGGGCGATCACCCTTCACTTTCTAGTGGAGTGACTACCTCAAAAGATAAATTATTTGATTATACAGGTCATTTTTTAACGGTCGAAGTCGATACGTCTTTTTACGCCATCCCGTCCAAGGAGCATGTTCGTAAATGGTGTGAGGATACACCCGAAAATTTTCGTTTTGTTGTAAAGGCGTACCAAGGTATGACTGGCCATTTGCGTGGTGATATACCTTTTGAAACAAAAAATGATATGTTCAATGCTTTTATCGAATGTGCGAATGAATTTAAACGTTATGGAAAGCTAGCAATGGTATTAGCACAATTTCCACCGTGGTTTGATTGCCAGGCAAAAAATGTACAATATTTATTGTATATACGGCAGCAGCTCAAGGATTTTGAAGTAGCTATTGAGTTTCGAAATCAAACATGGTATGCAGAAAATGTCGTACAGCAGACGATGGATTTTTTACGTGAACATCAATTTATTCATACGATTTGTGATGAACCACAGGCTGGTGTAGGTTCAGTCCCCTTCTATCCTGTAGTGACGGCGAGTAAAGCACTTATCCGTATCCATGGTCGCAATATCCATGGATGGCGCAACACAGGGAATGCTGAAAATTGGCGTAAAGTTCGCTTTTTATATGATTATAATAAAGAAGAATTACAACAGCTTGGGCATAGCATGCAAAAGCTTGAAAAAGAGGTCAATGAACTCTTCGTATTATTTAATAATAATTCAGGTAATCATGCAGCGAAAAATGCAAAGGAGCTACAAGACATGTTGAATATTAAAGATGTTGGACTAGCGCCTAAACAATTAAACATGTTTGAAGGGGAACTATAA
- the sufB gene encoding Fe-S cluster assembly protein SufB, giving the protein MAKKMPDIGDYKYGFHDKDVSIFRSKRGLTEEIVREISNMKQEPEWMLEYRLKALETFYTKPMPQWGGDLGDLDFDEITYYVKPSEATQRSWDEVPEEIKATFDKLGIPEAEQKYLAGVSAQYESEVVYHNMKKDLEDLGIVFKDTDSALRENEDIFKQYWGKVIPYTDNKFAALNSAVWSGGSFIYVPPGVKVETPLQAYFRINSENMGQFERTLIIVDEGAHVHYVEGCTAPVYTTNSLHSAVVEIVVRKDAYCRYTTIQNWANNVYNLVTKRTVVEENGTMEWIDGNIGSKLTMKYPACILKGEGARGMTLSIALAGKGQHQHAGAKMIHMAPNTSSTIVSKSIAKQGGKVTYMGQVRFGPKASGARANIECDTLIMDNQSTSDTIPYNEILNDNVSLEHEAKVSKVSEEQLFYLMSRGISEEEATEMIVMGFIEPFTKELPMEYAVEMNRLIKFEMEGSIG; this is encoded by the coding sequence ATGGCTAAAAAAATGCCTGATATCGGCGATTACAAATACGGATTCCATGACAAGGACGTATCAATTTTCCGTTCAAAACGTGGTTTAACTGAAGAAATCGTCCGTGAAATTTCAAATATGAAACAAGAGCCAGAGTGGATGCTTGAGTACCGCTTAAAAGCACTTGAAACATTTTATACAAAACCAATGCCACAATGGGGTGGAGATCTTGGAGATTTAGATTTTGATGAAATTACGTACTATGTAAAACCATCAGAAGCTACACAACGATCATGGGATGAAGTACCTGAGGAAATCAAAGCTACATTTGATAAATTAGGTATTCCAGAAGCAGAACAAAAATATCTTGCTGGTGTATCAGCACAATATGAGTCTGAGGTAGTTTATCATAACATGAAAAAGGATCTTGAGGATCTTGGTATTGTGTTCAAAGATACTGACTCAGCTTTACGTGAAAACGAAGATATTTTCAAACAATATTGGGGCAAAGTGATTCCTTACACGGACAATAAATTTGCTGCATTAAACTCAGCTGTATGGTCAGGTGGATCATTTATTTATGTACCACCAGGTGTAAAAGTAGAAACACCATTACAAGCTTACTTCCGTATTAACTCTGAAAACATGGGTCAATTCGAACGTACATTAATTATCGTGGACGAGGGTGCACACGTACATTATGTTGAAGGTTGTACAGCGCCTGTTTATACAACAAACTCTTTACACTCTGCAGTTGTAGAAATTGTTGTACGTAAAGATGCTTATTGCCGTTATACAACGATTCAAAACTGGGCGAATAACGTTTACAATCTTGTAACGAAACGTACAGTTGTTGAAGAAAACGGTACAATGGAATGGATTGATGGTAACATCGGTTCTAAGTTAACAATGAAATACCCAGCATGTATCCTTAAAGGTGAAGGTGCTCGTGGTATGACATTATCCATTGCATTAGCAGGTAAAGGACAGCACCAACATGCTGGCGCAAAAATGATCCATATGGCACCAAACACATCTTCAACAATCGTATCGAAATCGATTGCTAAACAAGGTGGTAAGGTAACTTATATGGGACAAGTTCGTTTTGGTCCTAAAGCTAGTGGTGCACGTGCGAACATCGAATGTGACACACTAATCATGGACAATCAATCGACTTCTGATACAATTCCGTACAACGAGATCTTAAATGATAATGTTTCTTTAGAGCATGAAGCAAAAGTTTCAAAAGTATCTGAAGAGCAATTATTCTACTTAATGTCTCGCGGAATTTCTGAAGAAGAAGCGACAGAAATGATTGTAATGGGCTTCATCGAGCCATTCACAAAAGAACTACCAATGGAATACGCAGTAGAAATGAACCGTCTGATTAAATTCGAGATGGAAGGGTCTATCGGGTAA
- a CDS encoding sulfite exporter TauE/SafE family protein, giving the protein MEFILLVIIALLAGLIGSLVGLGGGIVLVPATLYIGLNLGMIPDITPQKVVGLSVVMMIFTGLASTLSYMKSKTVDYKSGFIFFLGSIPGTILGAWVNKGLDLPSFNLYFGILLIILSIILLVRDKLKPVKWFVKNGTQQEFTDSEGNTFIYGYPIWFAFILTFGIGFASGLFGIGGGSMIVPAMIILFLFPPHVAVATSMFMVFLTSIVNSSSHIYFGHVPWLYTIPVIPGAYIGAKLGAALNKRIKSDTLVLALRIILLLLGIRSIIEGILA; this is encoded by the coding sequence ATGGAATTTATTTTATTAGTTATCATTGCACTATTGGCGGGTCTAATTGGCTCATTGGTTGGGCTAGGTGGTGGTATCGTTTTAGTACCAGCAACCTTATATATTGGTTTAAATCTAGGAATGATTCCAGATATTACGCCTCAAAAAGTAGTGGGTTTATCAGTTGTTATGATGATCTTTACAGGGCTAGCCTCCACATTAAGCTATATGAAATCCAAAACGGTGGATTATAAAAGTGGCTTTATATTTTTTCTTGGAAGTATTCCAGGAACGATTCTTGGAGCTTGGGTCAATAAAGGATTAGACTTACCATCCTTCAATTTATATTTTGGTATTCTGCTTATTATTTTATCAATCATTTTGCTTGTCCGTGACAAGTTGAAGCCAGTAAAATGGTTTGTGAAAAATGGTACGCAACAAGAATTTACAGACTCTGAGGGCAATACCTTTATATATGGCTATCCTATTTGGTTTGCCTTTATATTAACATTTGGTATTGGCTTTGCTTCTGGGCTGTTCGGCATTGGTGGTGGCTCGATGATTGTACCAGCAATGATTATTTTGTTTTTATTTCCACCACATGTCGCAGTGGCAACATCGATGTTTATGGTGTTTTTAACGTCCATTGTAAATTCCTCAAGCCATATTTACTTCGGACATGTGCCGTGGCTCTATACAATCCCTGTTATTCCAGGGGCCTATATTGGGGCAAAATTGGGGGCGGCATTAAATAAAAGAATTAAATCAGATACGCTTGTACTCGCCCTAAGGATTATTTTATTATTATTAGGAATTCGTTCCATTATAGAAGGCATATTAGCTTAA
- a CDS encoding D-glycero-alpha-D-manno-heptose-1,7-bisphosphate 7-phosphatase produces MKRAVFLDRDGVINEVLTSRVKFVNKPKDLYFLPQVPEAIKKLNKHFDYVFVVTNQGGVGLGFMKETSLQKIHEHMVKELKKKGATIHEVVYCPHKPRSGCACRKPNSKLIVDLARKYNIDVSKSYMVGDTDTDIIAGKQAGTKGVFLGDQDPLADAVFPDLISAAHWIIEDSTT; encoded by the coding sequence ATGAAAAGAGCCGTATTTTTAGATCGCGATGGTGTCATCAATGAGGTACTAACGAGTCGTGTGAAATTTGTCAATAAGCCTAAGGATTTATACTTTTTACCACAGGTGCCTGAGGCGATCAAGAAGTTAAATAAACATTTTGATTATGTGTTTGTTGTGACAAATCAAGGTGGTGTCGGTTTAGGTTTCATGAAGGAAACGAGCTTACAGAAAATACATGAGCATATGGTGAAGGAGCTCAAGAAAAAAGGCGCCACTATCCATGAGGTCGTTTATTGTCCACATAAGCCTAGGTCGGGCTGTGCTTGCCGAAAGCCCAATAGTAAATTAATTGTGGATTTAGCGAGGAAATATAACATTGATGTATCTAAATCCTATATGGTTGGTGATACGGACACGGATATAATTGCAGGCAAACAAGCAGGAACAAAGGGTGTATTTTTAGGAGACCAAGATCCATTAGCAGATGCCGTTTTCCCAGATTTAATAAGTGCTGCACATTGGATTATTGAGGATTCAACGACTTAA
- a CDS encoding ABC transporter substrate-binding protein has product MKKKFLFISVIALFMLILAACSEKKTTEEETSTDTPKEEATQTKDESTNEDGTRTIEYLGESYEVPEKVERIVVTGAMEAMEDMVVLDVHPVGAIAIGGKFPELYASVTDKAESIGEKIKPNFEKILELDPDVILGSTKFPEEVQSKLEKIAPTILVSHISTNWESNLNLLAELTGKQADAEKILATYKADIEAAKTTLTEKLQDKKVAAVRIRGGQAYVYPKEVFLNAVLYGELGLAVPDEVAKAKAQEAISVEQLADMNPDYLFVQFSTDENADAPNALEDFKNNPIIQNINAFKNDQVFVNVLDPLMEGGPAYSRIKFLEAIQQNLVK; this is encoded by the coding sequence ATGAAAAAGAAGTTTCTATTTATTAGTGTCATCGCATTATTTATGCTGATCCTAGCTGCATGTAGTGAGAAAAAGACTACGGAAGAGGAAACATCCACAGATACGCCAAAAGAAGAAGCAACGCAAACAAAAGATGAATCTACAAATGAAGATGGTACGAGAACAATTGAATATCTTGGTGAAAGCTATGAAGTACCAGAAAAGGTCGAAAGAATTGTTGTAACAGGTGCTATGGAAGCGATGGAGGATATGGTTGTTCTTGATGTTCATCCAGTAGGAGCTATTGCTATTGGTGGCAAGTTCCCTGAGCTATATGCTTCTGTAACAGACAAAGCAGAATCAATTGGTGAGAAAATCAAACCAAATTTTGAAAAAATATTAGAATTAGATCCTGATGTCATTTTAGGTTCAACAAAGTTCCCAGAAGAAGTACAAAGTAAATTAGAGAAAATCGCTCCTACTATTTTAGTGTCGCATATATCGACAAACTGGGAGTCTAATTTAAACTTATTAGCTGAATTAACAGGTAAGCAAGCAGATGCAGAGAAAATCTTAGCTACATATAAGGCAGATATTGAAGCTGCTAAAACGACGTTAACTGAGAAACTACAAGATAAAAAAGTAGCTGCTGTTCGTATTCGTGGTGGACAGGCTTATGTTTATCCAAAAGAAGTATTTTTAAATGCTGTTCTTTATGGAGAACTCGGTTTAGCAGTGCCTGATGAAGTTGCGAAAGCAAAAGCACAAGAAGCCATTTCTGTGGAACAACTGGCAGATATGAACCCTGATTATTTATTTGTACAGTTTTCAACAGATGAAAATGCGGATGCACCAAATGCTTTAGAAGACTTTAAAAACAATCCAATCATCCAAAATATTAATGCCTTTAAAAATGACCAAGTGTTTGTCAATGTACTTGATCCATTAATGGAAGGTGGCCCAGCTTATAGCCGAATTAAGTTTTTAGAGGCTATCCAACAAAATCTTGTGAAATAA
- a CDS encoding HD-GYP domain-containing protein: MRLISIDVLKEGMVLGRTIWNEAGHPLLKKDVVINDRIIQRLQQLNMHYLYINDDISEGIEVEETVPPAMRNKVITTIKDSFQSIDGCNPVNASYILDQQSKTIVSIVDELLSAVTGNDEILTILTDAYLFDEYLYQHSFQVTLYSIAIAKELGYSAEDLRLIGIGALLHDVGKLMVPKDILTKPDRLTNDEFETMKMHARYGFDLLRNLHSISLLVAHCAFQHHERIDGSGYPRGLVDFEIHPFAKIIGVADVFDAVTTNRVYREKMLPSQGLAIVEAGSGTLYDARVVKALKRAVVHYPNGVILKLSDGRRGIVSRQNTLDAALPWIRIFEEQNQLLAATYEINLVDYPSVSIESVETDYVASAKVE, from the coding sequence ATGCGATTAATTTCAATCGATGTATTAAAAGAAGGAATGGTATTAGGTAGAACCATTTGGAATGAGGCAGGTCATCCACTTTTAAAGAAAGATGTTGTTATTAATGACCGGATTATTCAACGACTTCAACAGTTAAATATGCATTATCTATATATTAACGATGATATTTCTGAAGGTATAGAAGTAGAAGAGACCGTTCCACCTGCTATGCGAAATAAAGTGATTACAACTATAAAGGATTCATTCCAATCCATTGATGGTTGTAATCCCGTAAATGCCTCTTATATATTAGATCAGCAATCAAAGACAATTGTCTCAATTGTAGATGAACTACTTTCTGCAGTTACTGGAAATGATGAAATTTTAACTATTTTAACAGATGCTTATTTATTTGATGAATATTTATATCAACACTCCTTCCAAGTGACCTTGTACTCCATTGCGATTGCCAAAGAGCTTGGTTATTCGGCTGAGGATTTACGCTTAATCGGTATTGGTGCTTTACTGCATGATGTTGGTAAACTCATGGTACCTAAAGATATATTAACAAAGCCTGATCGTCTCACTAATGATGAGTTTGAAACAATGAAAATGCATGCTCGTTATGGTTTCGATTTATTGCGCAATTTACATTCTATCTCATTACTTGTGGCACATTGTGCTTTTCAGCATCATGAGCGAATTGACGGAAGCGGCTATCCAAGAGGGCTTGTTGATTTTGAAATTCATCCTTTTGCCAAGATTATTGGCGTGGCAGATGTTTTTGACGCAGTTACAACCAATCGTGTTTACCGTGAAAAGATGCTACCCTCACAAGGGTTAGCAATTGTTGAAGCAGGCTCTGGTACTCTTTATGATGCTCGTGTTGTAAAAGCGTTAAAAAGGGCAGTGGTCCACTATCCAAATGGCGTTATTTTAAAATTATCGGATGGACGACGCGGTATTGTATCCAGACAAAATACATTGGATGCAGCATTACCGTGGATTCGTATTTTTGAAGAGCAAAATCAATTGCTCGCAGCTACATATGAAATCAATTTAGTGGATTATCCTAGTGTTTCAATTGAAAGTGTTGAGACCGATTACGTGGCTTCCGCAAAAGTAGAATAA
- the sufU gene encoding Fe-S cluster assembly sulfur transfer protein SufU produces MSFNNLDQLYRSVIMDHYKNPRNKGSLQEDAVTIDMNNPTCGDRIHLTLKVTDGIVEDAKFDGEGCSISMSSASMMTQLIKGKKVEEAIELSDIFSKMMMGEEYSDKYDLEDVEALQGVSQFPARIKCATLAWKAMEKGVK; encoded by the coding sequence ATGTCTTTTAATAATTTAGATCAACTATATCGTTCGGTCATTATGGATCACTATAAAAATCCTCGTAATAAAGGATCTTTACAAGAGGATGCTGTAACGATTGATATGAACAATCCAACATGTGGCGACCGCATTCACTTAACATTAAAAGTGACTGACGGTATCGTAGAGGATGCAAAATTTGACGGCGAAGGCTGCTCTATTTCCATGTCCTCTGCATCGATGATGACACAGCTCATCAAAGGGAAAAAGGTTGAAGAAGCAATAGAGCTTTCAGATATTTTTTCTAAGATGATGATGGGGGAAGAGTATAGCGATAAATACGACCTTGAGGATGTAGAAGCACTGCAAGGTGTTTCACAATTTCCTGCACGAATTAAATGTGCGACATTAGCTTGGAAAGCAATGGAAAAAGGCGTGAAATAA
- a CDS encoding bifunctional metallophosphatase/5'-nucleotidase: MLEKIHIFHTNDLHSHFKYWPRMQSYVKEMRNNLAAIGETSYLFDVGDHLDRSNIYTEATVGRGNVQLLNEAGYDVVTIGNNEGITLSHEELFHLYDDANFEVVVANVYASQGEKPSWMKPYVILTTETGTKIGVIAATAMFEVYYQELNWHMDDARSTLLRLAHQLRKEVDIVVCLSHLGITEDELLAEECPEIDVIFGSHTHHVLPTGKHINGVLLTGGGKFGQYTGHLVIEYDKKMRKIVEKEDTLIHNKDLPIVNNEQKMVQFWEDEGNRILDTPVFTTNKSYNKEWFHYSQLSDLFAHAILEKSGADCALFNAGIFLDGLPKGTVTALDLHRIFPHPINLCTIELSVAEMKEIYMQSKNEEWPYIELKGLGFRGVIFGKMLTYGFSMNDNRQLLINGKLADHDHIYKLVTLDLFTFGYFYPSFKYAKKQYILPEFLRNIMIDYGQRFFKQ; encoded by the coding sequence ATGCTTGAAAAAATCCATATTTTTCACACAAATGATTTGCATAGTCATTTTAAGTATTGGCCACGTATGCAAAGCTATGTGAAAGAGATGCGTAACAATCTAGCGGCAATAGGGGAAACAAGCTATTTATTTGATGTTGGAGATCACTTAGACCGTTCTAATATTTATACAGAGGCGACGGTTGGGAGAGGCAATGTACAATTACTTAATGAGGCAGGTTATGATGTAGTGACAATCGGTAACAACGAAGGCATTACATTGTCACATGAAGAGCTCTTCCATTTATATGATGATGCCAATTTTGAAGTTGTGGTGGCGAATGTCTATGCCTCTCAAGGGGAAAAGCCATCTTGGATGAAGCCCTATGTTATTTTAACAACAGAAACAGGTACAAAAATAGGTGTAATTGCTGCTACAGCCATGTTTGAAGTGTATTATCAAGAATTAAATTGGCATATGGACGATGCCCGCAGTACATTGCTACGTCTAGCACATCAACTACGTAAAGAGGTTGACATTGTTGTGTGCTTGTCACATTTAGGCATTACAGAGGATGAGCTCTTAGCGGAAGAATGTCCCGAAATTGATGTGATATTCGGGTCCCATACACATCATGTTTTGCCAACTGGCAAACATATCAATGGTGTTTTACTGACAGGTGGAGGGAAATTTGGCCAATATACAGGTCATCTTGTCATAGAATATGATAAAAAAATGAGGAAAATTGTTGAAAAAGAGGATACTTTAATTCATAATAAGGATTTGCCAATTGTTAATAATGAACAGAAAATGGTACAGTTTTGGGAGGATGAAGGTAACAGAATACTGGATACACCAGTCTTTACAACAAATAAATCCTATAACAAGGAATGGTTCCATTACTCACAGCTATCAGATTTATTTGCACATGCCATTTTGGAAAAAAGCGGTGCCGACTGTGCATTGTTCAATGCAGGTATCTTTTTAGATGGTTTACCGAAGGGCACTGTAACTGCGCTAGATTTGCATCGAATTTTTCCACATCCTATTAATTTATGTACAATTGAATTATCCGTTGCAGAAATGAAAGAAATTTATATGCAATCCAAAAATGAAGAGTGGCCCTATATCGAATTAAAAGGTTTAGGGTTTAGAGGCGTTATTTTTGGGAAAATGTTGACATACGGATTTTCAATGAATGACAATCGCCAATTATTGATTAATGGCAAGCTAGCGGATCACGATCATATTTATAAACTTGTGACGTTAGATTTATTTACATTTGGTTATTTTTATCCAAGCTTTAAATATGCGAAGAAACAATATATTTTACCTGAATTTTTACGAAACATTATGATAGATTATGGTCAAAGATTCTTTAAACAATAG
- the yunB gene encoding sporulation protein YunB — protein MEQEEIFLFFPRKRMKLRSYNQRGIRLNRLTILIVSTVICLILFIYYLNERLMPTYLQYAEVQTTKIASYVVSKAINSRTSNVLDVNDIIQDIPPGTSEMMTTKFNTEIINRVRAETLELVKMYLEQAEQGELSHLPELDNVEYDINRIQEGDGIVFFVPLGQAANIPLLGNLGPKIPIRFHVIGNVHSNVTSSIQEFGINSAYVEVGIHLEVNVQIIVPFASKSSTVAQDIPVAMGLTRGPVPNIYTNSSDAPQPSIEIPVPYK, from the coding sequence ATGGAACAGGAGGAGATTTTTTTGTTTTTCCCTCGAAAAAGGATGAAATTACGCTCATATAATCAAAGGGGAATACGTCTTAATCGATTAACAATTTTAATTGTAAGTACGGTTATTTGCCTTATATTATTTATTTATTATTTAAACGAACGGCTCATGCCAACCTATTTGCAGTATGCCGAGGTACAAACCACTAAGATTGCGTCATACGTTGTGAGCAAAGCCATTAATTCACGTACCTCAAATGTATTAGATGTCAATGATATCATTCAAGATATTCCTCCCGGTACATCTGAAATGATGACGACTAAGTTTAATACAGAAATTATTAATCGTGTTCGAGCAGAGACATTAGAGCTTGTTAAAATGTATTTAGAGCAAGCTGAACAAGGAGAATTATCGCATTTACCTGAATTAGATAATGTTGAATATGATATTAACAGAATTCAGGAAGGTGATGGTATTGTCTTCTTTGTACCTCTTGGTCAAGCGGCCAATATACCTTTGCTCGGAAATTTAGGGCCAAAGATTCCGATACGCTTCCACGTGATTGGAAATGTTCATAGCAATGTGACGTCCTCCATTCAGGAATTTGGGATCAACAGTGCTTATGTGGAGGTAGGTATTCATTTAGAAGTCAATGTACAGATTATTGTCCCGTTCGCTAGTAAATCTTCAACCGTTGCACAAGATATCCCTGTAGCAATGGGCTTAACGAGAGGTCCTGTTCCAAACATTTATACAAATAGTAGTGATGCACCGCAACCCTCCATCGAAATACCTGTCCCTTATAAGTAG
- a CDS encoding DUF3055 domain-containing protein: MERFFLYDDVEDTKTRFVSFAGKKLRYDLAILQSGRFFGKVLVMDIQFGRFAIIGPDDIEEPGYLEHVYNRTEEETIELREYLRELLN, translated from the coding sequence ATGGAACGTTTTTTTTTATATGATGATGTAGAAGATACAAAAACACGCTTTGTTAGTTTTGCTGGGAAAAAGCTACGTTATGATTTAGCTATTTTACAATCAGGCCGCTTCTTTGGAAAAGTGCTTGTCATGGATATTCAATTTGGTCGCTTTGCTATCATCGGCCCTGATGATATAGAAGAACCTGGTTACTTAGAACATGTGTACAATCGCACAGAGGAAGAAACGATAGAGTTACGAGAATATTTACGTGAATTATTGAACTAA
- the lipA gene encoding lipoyl synthase — protein MTSCKPTSKEEHVRKPDWLKIKLNTNDEYKGLKKLMREKNLHTVCEEARCPNIHECWGERRTATMMILGSVCTRACRFCAVKTGLPNELDLAEPERVADSVAIMNLKHVVITMVARDDLKDGGAQVLAETVRAIRRKSPFTSVEVLPSDLGGIKENLQLLMDSKPDILNHNIETVRRLTPRVRARAKYERSLEFLRLAKEMQPEIPTKSSLMIGLGETHEEILEVMDDLRANNVDIMTIGQYLQPTKKHLPVKKYYSPIEFGKLRKIAMEKGFKHCEAGPLVRSSYHADEQVNAATKERQLQAEL, from the coding sequence ATGACATCTTGTAAACCTACAAGTAAAGAAGAACATGTAAGAAAACCAGACTGGCTAAAAATAAAACTAAACACGAACGACGAATATAAAGGGCTTAAAAAGCTGATGCGTGAGAAAAATCTGCATACAGTATGTGAAGAAGCTCGCTGTCCAAATATCCATGAATGCTGGGGAGAAAGACGTACTGCTACCATGATGATTCTTGGTTCCGTTTGTACACGTGCTTGTCGTTTCTGTGCAGTCAAAACAGGGTTACCCAATGAACTAGATTTGGCTGAACCAGAGCGCGTTGCAGATTCAGTAGCAATTATGAACTTAAAGCACGTTGTAATCACAATGGTAGCGCGTGACGATTTAAAGGATGGCGGTGCGCAAGTATTAGCCGAAACAGTTCGTGCTATTCGCCGTAAAAGTCCTTTCACATCTGTTGAGGTGCTGCCATCAGATTTAGGTGGTATAAAAGAAAACCTTCAACTGCTAATGGATTCGAAACCAGATATTTTAAACCATAATATTGAAACGGTACGCCGTTTAACACCAAGAGTACGTGCTCGTGCAAAATACGAACGCTCATTAGAGTTCCTTCGCTTGGCTAAAGAGATGCAGCCAGAAATTCCAACGAAATCATCGTTAATGATTGGCTTAGGCGAAACACACGAAGAAATTTTAGAAGTAATGGACGATTTACGTGCGAATAATGTAGATATTATGACAATCGGTCAATATTTACAGCCAACGAAAAAGCATTTACCAGTTAAAAAATATTATTCACCAATTGAATTTGGTAAACTGCGTAAGATTGCCATGGAAAAAGGCTTTAAACATTGTGAAGCAGGCCCACTTGTACGTAGTAGTTATCATGCAGATGAACAAGTAAATGCTGCAACAAAAGAACGTCAATTACAAGCAGAACTCTAA